The following coding sequences are from one Acidobacteriota bacterium window:
- a CDS encoding 4Fe-4S dicluster domain-containing protein: MNLNRRNLLKIAGAAGAGAALTGGALASATTRGAAKNAAGVLVDTTRCVGCRACEAACSEANGLAAPEKAGDDTVFAARRRTGPTSFTVVNKSAEKSPAGEERYAKTQCMHCVTPACASGCVVKALEKTALGPVVYHEDRCLGCRYCMIACPFGVPKYEYTKAAPLVRKCTFCAARQEKGLPPACTDACPSGALTFGKRADLLEEAKTRIYQNPTKYVHEIYGEDEAGGTSWLYISDVPSASLTLPQDIVKKSYPEMADGALSAVPFIVTLWPPLLMGLYTFSKRRDDVAGHENSPKGAGHE; the protein is encoded by the coding sequence CGCCGCCCTCACCGGAGGCGCCCTCGCGTCGGCCACGACGCGCGGCGCGGCGAAAAACGCCGCCGGCGTCCTCGTCGATACGACGCGCTGCGTCGGGTGCCGCGCCTGCGAGGCCGCGTGCTCCGAGGCGAACGGTCTCGCCGCGCCCGAGAAAGCGGGCGACGACACCGTGTTCGCCGCGCGCCGCCGGACCGGACCGACGAGCTTCACGGTCGTGAACAAGTCGGCCGAGAAGAGCCCCGCCGGCGAGGAGCGCTACGCGAAGACGCAGTGCATGCACTGCGTGACCCCCGCGTGCGCGTCGGGCTGCGTCGTGAAGGCGCTCGAGAAGACGGCCTTGGGGCCGGTCGTGTACCACGAAGACCGCTGCCTCGGCTGCCGCTACTGCATGATCGCGTGCCCCTTCGGCGTGCCGAAGTACGAGTACACGAAGGCGGCCCCCCTCGTCCGCAAGTGCACGTTCTGCGCGGCGCGCCAGGAAAAGGGCCTTCCGCCCGCCTGCACGGACGCCTGTCCTTCGGGCGCGCTCACGTTCGGCAAGCGGGCCGACCTCCTCGAGGAGGCGAAGACCCGCATCTACCAGAACCCGACGAAGTACGTCCACGAGATCTACGGAGAGGACGAAGCCGGCGGAACGAGCTGGCTCTACATCTCGGACGTCCCGTCCGCGAGCCTCACGCTCCCGCAGGACATCGTGAAGAAGTCCTACCCCGAGATGGCGGACGGCGCGCTCTCGGCCGTCCCGTTCATCGTGACCCTGTGGCCGCCGCTCCTCATGGGCCTCTACACCTTCAGCAAGCGGCGCGACGACGTCGCCGGCCACGAGAACAGCCCGAAGGGAGCCGGCCATGAGTGA
- the hybB gene encoding Ni/Fe-hydrogenase cytochrome b subunit yields the protein MAPKAYARSLFTRTNAIFAAILAIGLPTLAYRFWKGMGAVSNLSQTNPWGIWVAFDIVCGVALAAGGYTVAAAVYLFGQKQFRPVLRPAILTGFLGYLFVVVGLMVDLGQPWRLPYQFFLTPGTTAVMYEVGWCVFLYLMVLALEFLPAALEWLGMTKVRRFMSAISIGIIVLGVTLSTLHQSSLGAFFLMSPGKLHPLWYSPFLPIFFFVSSIAAGIGMVIFESSVSHRAFQDQLDPEAHVDMDALQLGLAKGGAVVLFAYFFVRLQGLVASGRYDLLLTGWGAWYALEMLGFVLLPSLLFAFAVRTQSAKLARAAGVMTVLGVVLNRFNVSLIAFNWNVPDRYVPALGEIIISITIVTLGVLVFRWIVNRMPVLHEHPEWRGAH from the coding sequence ATGGCGCCGAAGGCGTACGCGAGGAGCCTCTTCACGAGGACGAACGCGATCTTCGCCGCCATTCTCGCGATCGGCCTCCCGACCCTGGCGTACCGGTTCTGGAAGGGCATGGGCGCCGTGAGCAACCTCTCCCAGACGAACCCGTGGGGCATCTGGGTCGCGTTCGACATCGTCTGCGGCGTCGCGCTGGCCGCCGGCGGCTACACGGTGGCCGCGGCCGTCTACCTGTTCGGCCAGAAGCAGTTCCGGCCGGTCCTCCGGCCCGCGATCCTGACCGGCTTCCTCGGCTACCTGTTCGTCGTCGTCGGCCTCATGGTCGACCTCGGCCAGCCGTGGCGGCTCCCCTACCAGTTCTTCCTCACGCCCGGAACGACCGCCGTCATGTACGAGGTCGGCTGGTGCGTCTTCCTGTACCTGATGGTCCTCGCGCTCGAGTTCCTCCCGGCTGCGCTCGAGTGGCTCGGGATGACGAAGGTCCGCCGCTTCATGAGCGCGATCTCGATCGGGATCATCGTCCTCGGCGTCACGCTCTCGACGCTTCACCAGTCCTCGCTCGGCGCGTTCTTCCTCATGTCGCCCGGCAAGCTCCACCCGCTGTGGTACTCGCCGTTCCTCCCGATCTTCTTCTTCGTGTCCTCGATCGCGGCCGGCATCGGCATGGTGATCTTCGAGAGCTCGGTCTCGCACCGGGCCTTCCAGGACCAGCTCGACCCCGAGGCGCACGTCGACATGGACGCGCTGCAGCTCGGGCTCGCCAAGGGCGGCGCGGTCGTCCTCTTCGCCTACTTCTTCGTCCGCCTCCAGGGCCTCGTGGCGTCCGGCCGGTACGACCTCCTCCTGACCGGCTGGGGAGCCTGGTACGCCCTCGAGATGCTCGGCTTCGTCCTCCTGCCGTCCCTCCTCTTCGCCTTCGCGGTGAGGACCCAGAGCGCGAAGCTCGCGCGCGCCGCCGGCGTCATGACCGTGCTCGGCGTCGTCCTCAACCGCTTCAACGTCTCGCTGATCGCGTTCAACTGGAACGTGCCCGACCGGTACGTCCCCGCGCTCGGCGAAATCATCATCTCGATCACGATCGTCACGCTCGGCGTCCTCGTGTTCCGCTGGATCGTCAACCGCATGCCGGTGCTCCACGAGCATCCGGAATGGCGCGGCGCCCACTGA